The sequence below is a genomic window from Rhinolophus sinicus isolate RSC01 chromosome X, ASM3656204v1, whole genome shotgun sequence.
ccaacCACTCCTAGATCACTCCCACCCAGCTGACCGCTTTGCCCCCGTCCTGGAGTTGCAATCCTGGGTTTTGAGACCTCCAGCGCTCCAGTTGGAGCCTCGCCTAGTCCGaggcccccaccccatccacccTTATCGTGCCAGTATGAGTCCAACCTCACCGGAATCCCCTGaatccccccacacacccccgcCCGGACCTAACCAAAGGGTCCCTGGGATTCAGTTTCCCAGAGCTTTCCGCGGTCCCTGTGTGTCTGAGCCCTCACATCTCATCTGCTCTCCCTTCATCCTGGCCCCCTGCTCCAGCCCTTAAATTCAGGGcctttgtttctccctctctcaATGCATCCATCCCCTTTGGGGCTCTTTCAGACCCAAACCTGCCAGTCCACCTCTCTATGCAAATCGAGATGCCGGGATGGGGAGCCTGCCCGACCACAACCCCCCATCCAGTGCGGGGTGTCCTCCGACCTCTTCTGTCCCTCTCCTTGGGCTCTGTCTCTGGTAGACTCTACCCCCAACAGACCTCCCGCCTCCCCCCAAGCCCTACTGCCTAGTTACGGatgatgccccccaccccacctcctgagAGATCCCGCCTCCACTGGATCCCGCCCCTCCCCCTGAAGAGGCCTCACCCTCCCTCTCAGGCTGAGCTCTCTTCTCCTCAGGACCGAGCATGGCTGAGGGAAGCTTCCGCATGGAATCGGAAAGCTACAACGCTGAAGACATGGATGAGGGTAGCGATGAAGTCGGGGAGGAAGAGATGGTTGAAGGAAACGACTATGAAGAATTTGGTGCTTTCGGAGGCTATGGCACCCTCACCAGCTTTGACATTCGTCTCCTCAGAGCCTTTGGGAGCTTGGGTCCAGGCCTTCGCATTTTGACGGTGAGGCCCCCTCTTCTTGGCCACCTGCTGGCCCTGCTAAATGGCGGTGGGGCTGGGGCGGGTGGTGGTTGCAGAGGGGTGTGGATGAAGGGGAGGGTTGACGGGACCGGACTGCCCAGGCTCCCCAAACCAAACCTtctctctcctgctgagagaaagggggttggggaggcTCTGAGGGATAGTGGAGGCTGGCTGGCTGCCTGGAAGAGGCTGGACAGCACATGGAACCATGATGCTAGTGTGCAGAGTTGTCTGCCTTACCTTTACCCTTCTCTCCGGCCTTGCAGAATGAGCCCTGGGAACTGGAAAACCCTATGCTGGCCCAGACTCTGATGGAGGCATTTCAGTTGGATCCGGAAACACTTGCCAATGAGGCGGCCGACCGTGCTGCCAACGTAGCCCGCGCAGCCGCCTCCAACCGTGCCGCtcgggctgctgctgctgttgcgcGAGCCGCCTACAATGAGGTGGTCGCTAGCTACCCGCTGGCCACAGACCAGGCCTCACGAGAAGATACCCAGCCCAGGACATACGTGGCTGAGGCTCAAGGAGGCACCCCTGACACAACCCTTGCTTCTCTGCGCAGCTCCCAGATGCCAGTCAGCAGTGAGATGGCCGCCTCTGGGGCTCCAGCAACCTCCTTACAGTCCCAGCCATCCTCCCAGGCCCAGGAAGCTGCTACTGAGGGTCCTAGTACTGCCTGCGCTTCCTCTCAGGCTCCATGTGCCAGTGAGGTGGATGCCACCCGGCCCAAGACAGCCTTCCTGGGTCAGAACGATGTCTTTGATTTTGCCCAGCCGGCAGGTGTCAGTGGCATGGCTTTCCCACGCCCCAAGAGACCCGCCCCCGCCCAAGAGGCCGCTGCAGAGGGCCCCAGCGCTGCCTCCGGGATGCCCCAGGCAGCAGCATATGCCGGAGAGGGGGCAGCCACCCGGCCCAAGACGACCAAGTCTGGGAAGGCTCTTGCTAAGACTCGCTGGGTGGAGCCTCAGAATGTTGCGGCAGCAGCTGCTACCAAGGCCAACATGGCCACCAGTGCCCCTGAGCCTGAGGGTGCAGCTGCCGCTGCTCAGAACAGTGCTGAGCCCTGGGCCAGGATGGGAGGCAAGAGGACTAAGAAGGTGAGACCTCCCTGCCCTCTCCAAACCCCCttgctcttctcctttctcttccctctccgcTCCTCTTCAcccctcctgtctcctcccctcctctcccttcccttccctttcctctccccttccctcttcttctctcaGCTTGTCCAAGTTTCTCTAACACAAGTGTGCTAGCATGTTGTTACTCTACCTAGTCCCTACCCTCAGGCCTGGAGGGCGAAGAGGttggctcagtgcctggcacttagtatgCACTCTGCACGTGTCATCCACTGTTCCCACTACTCTTATTTCCAAGTACCTGCTCTGGTGAAGATGTTGCCAGGGGCTTTGGCCCAGTAAGCTTGGTAGCCCTGGGTCTCTCTTCTCCCCAATGCTACAGTCCAAGCACCTGGATGATGAGTATGAGAGCAGCGAGGAGGAGAGAGAGCCTCCCGCGGTTCCACCAACCTGGAGAGCATCGCAGCCCTCATTGACGGTGCGGGCTCAGATGGCCCCTCGGCCCCCGATGGCCCTGAGGTCCCAGGTACCCTCAAGGCACATACTGTGCTTGCCACCCCGCAACGTGACCCTTCTGCAAGAGAGGGTAAGAAGTCTGCCCTtaacccctctctctcctcctcccttgtGGGTCAGCTCTTTGTGGGCTCACCCATGCCTTTACCTCCCCATGTGCTCCTCCTTCTCCAGGCAAATAAGTTGGTGAAATATCTGATGATTAAGGACTACAAGAAGATCCCCATCAAGCGCTCAGGTGGACAACTGTGGCCCCTCCCTGagctctgccctccctcctcccccaaccctccccaGGGGGCCCCCCATCACATGCCCCCACCCATCAGGCCTTGGCTGATGGCTCCATGTGCACAGTACCAGGTCCTGACTGTGCTCCCCTCAGCAGGGCTGACCGAGGGGCTGCAGCTCTGTGGCCCCTACTCAGCCCAGGTTCTCTCTTCACCTCCTGCCGCCTGTAGACATGCTGAAGGATGTCATCCGAGAATACGACGAAcatttccctgagatcattgagcgaGCAACATACACCCTGGAAAAGGTGGGTGGGCGCAGGGGTGGGGAAAACTCTGTGGAACAAAAGCGGCGGCAGGGAAGCCTTGGAGGCCCAGTGTTAGTACAGCCTCCTCCGGAAGCCTTGCCTAGCTTCTCCACCTGGAAGCTTCCACTGCACACTGAACTCCCCTGGGTTCCTCTCCCTCATGCTCTCTGAGCGTCTGTTGTCTCCTGAAGTGGGTCCCATTGCCTCAGCTAGTGCCAGAGCTCCCACAGTCCAGTTCCTCTGCAgcctctctttttctgtcctcCCCCATGACTTTGGGCTCCCTGCCTAGGAAATGTTGTGACAGGGAATAATGGAGTGACTGCTTGCAGGACACCAAGCACAGATTTTTGACCTCACATTCTGTTTTCTCCCCGTGTAGAAGTTCGGGATCCACCTGAAGGAGATTGACAAGGAAGAACACCTGTACATTCTTGTCTGCACTCGGGATTCTTCAGCTCGCCTCCTGGGAAAGTGAGAAAGGGCAGGGGAGTCGTGGCCTTCCTAGGCGGTGCCTTCCCCTCCTCTCAGAGAAACGGGAAAACAGGCCTGGAGGGCCTAGCACAATGCCCACCCACAGTTAGTGGTGCCAAATGATTACCAGATGAAAGGGGTAGTAGCCAGGGCAAGGCCTTGCTACGGTCAGTGTTTCACCCCCGCTCACCTCATTCCCCTCCTTCCAAGAAAGCAGGCTTCTTGctgctttcctcttcctgctAAGTGCCTGGCCCAGGCGTGGCAGAGTGGTTGGTTCTGGGGGAGCTTCCTGTCTAGTGTAGCTCCCATGggcaaaagggaagggaaggtgtGGATGTGCCTCTGGACACACCTTTGGCAAGTGTTTGCTCCCCGCCTAACGCCTCCCTCAGCAGAATCGTGGGCGGGCGTGTTAGCATCCGCATCTGATGGATGAAGCGATGTAGTCTCAAGCGGAGGCATGAATTGTCTGGATCAGGTAGCAAGCCATGCGCAGAGTTGGAAGCCATGCCCAGTAGGGGAGCATCTGGGCAAGGCTAGTTGGGTGAGCCGGCAATAGTCTCTTGGGCAAATGGCTGCTGGACAGGATCCCTCTTTCTACACTTTTAGGACCAAGGACACTCCCAGGCTGAGTCTCCTCTTGGTGATTCTGGGAGTCATCTTCATGAATGGCAACCGTGCCAGTGAGGGTGAGTGGCTGGAcctgcagctgggggtgggggagcctgCCCCCAGTCTCACCCACATGTTCTAAATTCTTGTTCCTCATCTCCCCCCACAGCTGTCCTCTGGGAGGCATTACGCAAGATGGGACTGCGCCCTGGGTATGATTGGGCTCTCACTGCCCCTCAGCATTGTCCTGGGGCACAAGAGGCCCCGGGATAGCCACAGCCTGGTGGTCTGGTGCAGGGGAGTTGGCGTCCTGGACCAGGCAGAGCGCAGAGGGTCTCACCAGGGTGCATGGGGAAATGGTCCTGAACTCTCAGCCCTCTGTCTGCTCCATGTCTCTTCTCTATCCCCAGAGGAGATCtaaaagaaaccatcagaatTGGGGGCTCCATGAAACCCATATGTAGGCCATCACTGACAAGAGGCTGTCTCACCTCTGCTGCATGCCCAGGCCTCATGGGGCTGTCCCTCAGGCCGGATGCTCTCAATCCTGTTAGGGAGTGCTCCTGCCCACATCCGGGCACTGCCACCACCTCTAGTTATGGACTCCTTTCCTTGCCCTCAGGATGAGGCACCCATTCCTTGGCGATCTGAGGAAGCTCATTACAGATGACTTTGTGAAGCAGAAGTAAGTAATTACCGAGGTAACTTTGTCTCACACACATGCCTTCCTCGTGTGCTGGTCTGGCTGAGGAAGCCGTTCCCCGTCCTGTATCTTAACAATAGGGGGATGGGGGCTCTTGGGTGAGTGTGGGTGGGATTAGAATTCCAGGGCAGTCttcggggggtggggaggaaggggtgcACGTTGACTGAGAACACAGTGCGGGGTGTGTTATGACCATCACATCGTTCAGCACCTGCCCTGCAGGCTGTAGGAGAATTTCCCCTGCTTTACATCTCAGgaacctggggctcagagagTGGAAGTCTGAGCATGGCCCCGGCTGCTAAGGGGCCCATTTGGGCCTGAAGCCCAGCCCTCCTGACTTTCTGGCCAGGGCGCACCCTGTCCTCGGTCCTCGGAGAACATGTGCGCACTCACACAGGTGCACTAGCACCTGTGAGCACACACACGGTCAGGAGTGTACACGGAGCACGCTGCTGCTCTTGGGCTATTTCTTCCCTTCACAGTCGTTTTCTATGGTGGACTGTCCCAGGGCTCAGCCTGACCACGGACGAGACCCTGTGGTGGGGTGTGCTCAGAGCAGGGGGCCTGAAGAAATGGCTCCTCTGTTTACAACACACCCGACAGGAATCCGGGGTCATTGTGACAAGGGGCACAAAACTTGTGGCCTTCCTATGAACAAACACCCTAcacatgcccccacccccacccacctaccccccccccccgcccccgcaccTCCCCCATGGCTGCTGGTCCTGACCCATGGCCCAGGGCTTTGAAGGTCTCAGTATTGGAGGTGGAAACCCTGGGAGTTGGGTACGGATTCTCAGAATCCGGGCTGGGAAGGGGCCACCTGGGAGCCATTAGCACAACAACAACAGGTCTGCCTGGCTGGAGgcaaaagttttcttttcctgtccacTGAGGTACCTGGAATACAAGAAGATCCCCAATAGCAGCCCACCTGAGTATGAATTCCTCTGGGGCCTGCGGGCCCGCCACGAGACCAGCAAGATGAGGGTGCTGAGATTCATTGCCCAGGTAACGGAGAGCCCCTGCTGGGGGCCAGGCCCAGGGGCTGGCCTTTCCCATACCTTGTCTGTCGGTCACAGCCTCCTTAggctgtttgtctgtctgtccagtgaggacactgaggctcagaaaggttccTAGGTAACTCACCCGTGTTCACAACGTAGAACGTACGTGTGAGGGATGGGGCGAAACCTCAGGTCTGGCCCAGAATGAGAGGGGCCCGACTCCAGTGGTCTTTATTTTTATAGTGATTATGCACAGCACAGAGGAGGGTGAACAGCGGGAACAGGTGCTCAGTGGACGTGGGGTAGCTGTCAGGACGGTTGCTGTTATTCCATCACAGAATCAGAACCGAGACCCCCAGGAATGGAAGGCTCATTTCTTGGAGGCTGTGGATGATGCTTTCAAGACAATGGATGTGGATATGGCTGAGGAACATGCCAGGGCCCAGATGAGGGCCCAGATGAACATCGGGGATGAAGCTCTGATTGGACGGTGGAGCTGGGACGACATACAGGTGGAGCTCCTGTCCTGGGATGAAGATGGAGATTTTGGCGACGCCTGGGCCAGGATCCCTTTTGCTTTCTGGGCCAGATACCATCAGTACATTCTGAATAGCAACCGTGCCAACAGGAGGGCCACTTGGAGAGCTGGCGTCAGCAGTGGCACCGATGGTGGGGCCAACACCACCATCCTAGATGGCCCTAGCACCAGCTCCACCATCCGCACCAGAAATGCTGCCAGAACGAGTGCCAACTTCTTCTCCTGGATCCAGTAGGATTTTCAGGTGGTAAGTGAGACTGAGGGGGGGCTGTGGGAAGTCAGGGGGAAGGTCTGGCGTGGGGAGTGGGAACGATGAGTGTGCGGCAGAcccttgttttgttctttatatccCTCACTGTTtcacttgtatttctatttctgtctgtGCCTTTGTGTCCTGTGTTTATAGACAATGCTGATGAACTGCAGCGATCACTCACCCAGCCAGAGTGCCTCCTCAGACTCCATGTTCACATAGCACTCTAGGCAGCCTCTGCTTGCCGACGGAAGATGGCATGCAAGACTAAGCTCTCTTTGCCCTCCTGCTTTCATTGTGTGCTGTTGTCGTGCTGTCATGTTTTTGGTATCAGTGTTACATTAAAGTTGCAAAATGAATTGGGATGTTTCCTCCGTTACCGGTGCACGTGTTGCTCTGAGTGGCCCGTGGTCCACTGTCTGggattggtggtggtggggtgggaggctcGCCTCTGCCTAAGAGGCGGTCAGGGCACTGGGAGACGCAGAGGTGCCTGTGAGTGTTGAGATCATGGGTTTCGAGAAGCTCCGGTCCATGTAGTTATGTGGTTTCCTACACGGTGCCGCCCCAGTTAGACCCcaacggggtggggtggggagggaggaagcaggggACGGGATGCAGTGGAGGCTGTGGGTTGGTGCCACTGTCCCTCCCACCAAGGGACAGGGTCCACAGACACCCACCAGGGCCCACCTCCCCGTCCCCACCTTTGGAGGCACCGTCCTGGAACCCTTCCCTCATCATCCACACAATTTTAGGACCTCATCCCTCAGACAGGGCCTTAAGGACAATGAGGTAGGCCTCGCGGTGACATTCTCTCCCCTCCAGCAGGCAGAAGGAAGATCGTTATTGCTGAGAGTAGATTTAAGGAAAACATAGCTGCATGCAGACCTTGAAAGCCCATTGCCTGTGGCTGTGACCTGAGGCCTGTTTGGGGCTCTGGAGCCCTTCATTGGAAGCAGGGCTGTCCCAGTGAGGCCAAGGCCAGTCCTGGTGTCTTCAAGGACTGGGTGATCCTTGCGGGTTTGGGGCGAGGGGGTGGCAGCTAGTTCTGCAATTCCTCCAGTGGATGACAGTGAGGGCGGAGACACTTAGGGCCCCTGGGAAAGGCTCAGTAGCAGGCAGGGACAGTGTCCGGAGCTTCCTTGGGTCCCCCAGTGATATTCACACCTTGGGAGGACAAGGCCCCAGATTAAGAGTAGTTAAGGGCCATTGTCCCCATTGCCTCTTTTCCCTGAGAAGAGGTTCTCCTCTCTCAGCCAGACCTGGATCCTGACGTAGACCCAGCTGCATAATTTGCCGGGCCCAGTGGAAAATGAAAACGCAGGCCCCTTTGctcaaaaatcagtaagaattCCAAGAGAACAACAGTAGAGCATTGAGCCACACATGTGGAGCCCTTCTGAGTGGAGGGTCCTGTGGCAGTGTGTAGGTCTCACCCCCAGGAAACTGGCTCTGTCTGCACCCCTCCCCTAAAGACAGGCTTCAGGTGGGTCTTCTGCCTTGTTGCCTGGTGCTAtcatctctgcctccctgcctgctggGTCCCTGCCTGGCCACAAGGACATTCTGAGATTCTGACAGAAATGGAGCCCCCTTGCCTTTAAGTTTCCAGGCACGTGGCCTGAGATgtgcgtgtgcctgtgtgtgtgtgtgtgtctgtgtttatgtgtgtgtgtgtgggtgggcaGGGGACGGATGAATGATGCCTGGGACACCAGCCCTGGTGTGGTGAATGATACATGACGTTTCTGGTACCCTCACCCTGGCAACCTCCCAGGACCCTGTTGTGCGCACAGTAAAGAAAACATGCCTTTACATGGATGGATGTGAGGCTCTCACCGTAAGCCACAGGTGTGAGTTTGAGCACAGTGTGCAAAGGGCACTTGAGATATGGCAGCTCATCtggaaaggaggagaaagcagCCGTCAGAGACAGGGTGCTGGGGAGGTCACCAAGTCCCCAGGCCTGCAGGTTTAGAGCACTCTCCCCTGTCCACACCCCTTCCCCAGGGAGGGCCTCCCCAGGATCCCACTCCCCCGACCCTGCAGGGGGCAGTGCTGAGAGCAGGGTGGTCAGAGAGGAAgggggcagagaggaggcaggagggcccTAGGGAATGCAGACAGACTGTGGGTCCCCCAGGAGGGTCGGGCTGACCACCTTGGAGGTGGCCTAGCTCCTCACTCACAGTGCAACCATGACGCCAAGGCAGGCCTTCCTCCCGCCGCAGCCTCGGTCGGGCCTTCCACAGGCTCCCCCACCACACAGGCTCACGGTACACCTGAGCAAGTGTTTTCTGACACACTGCTGAGCGCCAGGGCCCTTGGTTGAGGTGTGCACGCACCCGGGCAGCCCCCACAGCTTTCTCCCCACCCGGGCCTGCACCTTCTGACTCCTCTCAGTCTTGTTGATGGATGAGCGTTCCTCGATTCACTTGTTTCCAGTTATTGACTACTACGCATTACGTTTTCTGAATGTTCACTTACCATGTTTTGTATGGGCCTAGGTCTTATTTACCAGACAGCCCTGAGGGGAGGGGATGATCAGGTACATTccagagatgaggaaaatgaggctctgaGAGGGAAGACACTCGCCCTAAggcacacagctaggaagtgacaGCACTGGGCTTTGAACCCAGACCCTCGGAGTTCGAATGTGTGCTCTGCCCACTGCAGTCTGCTGCCAACACCTTCGAGGGGCTCAGAGGATCCTGGGGGCAACACCCCCACTTCTCACCACTCTCTGATGACATCtaccctcctgccctcccaggcTGCTCATACTGCTCCCCATCTCCCTTCACTGAGCTAGAACCCCAGGGGCTTCCCACCCCTGAGGTTTATCCTAGTCTTTAAGGGGCCTGCCAGTGCCCTCCAAGCCCCCTGAGATATCCATTTTGGTGATTTCCTGGGCTTCCATCCTGCTCTTCCTCATCATTGTCACCATCACTGTcaggccctgggcctggcactTTGGTGCACTATCTCCTTCCAACCTCGCTGATACTCTGTGGGGGGTTACTGTTCTCCCTGGTACTCATGACTAAAGAGACTCAGAGACGGGAAGCTACCTGCCTGAGGTctcacccagctctgccaccacctccacaaatgatcttggccctgcctttcctctctctggccCTTAGAGTTCCCATCTCTCAGGCACAGGATTGGACTAGGTGTACTCTGAGGGTGCCCCAGCTCTGAGATCTGCATTCTTAGTCGCAtcatctctctggacctcagtttcttcacctgagTAATGGGGGTAGGAGcctgtccccagccctgcctgccatAGCTCCCAGCTGTGAGCAGCTGGTGCGGTCTGTGCACGAAAGCAGGTAGGAAGTAGGAAAAGCAGGGTGCAAACAGGACGTGCACGTGCTGCCCACACACTCCATGTGTGTCTGAGAGGGCAGGGCACCTGGAATGCATCTGGGATCGACATCCCTCCCTGACCCCCTGAGCCccgtgaccttgggccagtcagttcacctctcagagcctccatttcctcacctgcacAGTTGGGTCACAGTGCCCGCCTTACAGCACCGAGCAGTGGAGATGTGGATGGTGTCAGAAATCTAGCAACACAAGGACCCCCATTCCAACCCTTGTCACCTTTTTCCAGAGAGGCGATTGAGGACCCGGCAGAGGAAATGACTTGTCCAATGTCAAGTTCTCAAGTGCCCCAGGTTTCAATTCTGCATGACTCCATCTTACAAGTGCCGTTGATTGTGAAACTAGCAAGGTAGAAATGATACAAGTCTGCAGGACATTGCACACTTCAAATACAACTTTGCACTCACTGTCCTCACACACCCTCACAGTATTCCGGAGATGCCATCACTTCAGCATCTACGTCAGAAATGGACTCTCGCACTCGAAGGTGACACAACCGTCCCTTGCCAGGCCACCTGCCATACTATGTGGTTCAGCAAATGTAggtaattttctttgaaatagttGACATATCCACAGGTTACAAAGTCTGAGAAAC
It includes:
- the LOC109439105 gene encoding melanoma-associated antigen D4: MAEGSFRMESESYNAEDMDEGSDEVGEEEMVEGNDYEEFGAFGGYGTLTSFDIRLLRAFGSLGPGLRILTNEPWELENPMLAQTLMEAFQLDPETLANEAADRAANVARAAASNRAARAAAAVARAAYNEVVASYPLATDQASREDTQPRTYVAEAQGGTPDTTLASLRSSQMPVSSEMAASGAPATSLQSQPSSQAQEAATEGPSTACASSQAPCASEVDATRPKTAFLGQNDVFDFAQPAGVSGMAFPRPKRPAPAQEAAAEGPSAASGMPQAAAYAGEGAATRPKTTKSGKALAKTRWVEPQNVAAAAATKANMATSAPEPEGAAAAAQNSAEPWARMGGKRTKKSKHLDDEYESSEEEREPPAVPPTWRASQPSLTVRAQMAPRPPMALRSQVPSRHILCLPPRNVTLLQERANKLVKYLMIKDYKKIPIKRSDMLKDVIREYDEHFPEIIERATYTLEKKFGIHLKEIDKEEHLYILVCTRDSSARLLGKTKDTPRLSLLLVILGVIFMNGNRASEAVLWEALRKMGLRPGMRHPFLGDLRKLITDDFVKQKYLEYKKIPNSSPPEYEFLWGLRARHETSKMRVLRFIAQNQNRDPQEWKAHFLEAVDDAFKTMDVDMAEEHARAQMRAQMNIGDEALIGRWSWDDIQVELLSWDEDGDFGDAWARIPFAFWARYHQYILNSNRANRRATWRAGVSSGTDGGANTTILDGPSTSSTIRTRNAARTSANFFSWIQ